One Cryptomeria japonica chromosome 9, Sugi_1.0, whole genome shotgun sequence genomic window carries:
- the LOC131030223 gene encoding protein GLUTAMINE DUMPER 4-like: MLRNRIGNGEAESMAINSTNSVNALPNSLWHSPVPYLLGGVCVIVLLLAVAFILLLLSSLKIAHNGPSGNEGAHMINIEDGEKNAETKLSGCDQKTVESVIVVMAGDEEPSFLATPIMLSESAKEDVLQMAV; this comes from the coding sequence ATGCTAAGGAATCGCATTGGGAACGGTGAAGCTGAATCTATGGCTATCAACAGCACAAACAGCGTTAATGCCCTGCCCAATTCATTATGGCATTCACCTGTTCCATATCTGTTGGGAGGAGTCTGTGTCATCGTACTTTTACTAGCAGTTGCTTTTATTCTTTTGCTCTTATCCAGCCTAAAGATTGCTCATAATGGCCCAAGTGGTAATGAAGGTGCCCATATGATAAATATTGAAGATGGAGAAAAGAATGCCGAAACAAAATTGTCTGGTTGTGATCAAAAAACAGTAGAGAGCGTAATCGTCGTAATGGCTGGTGATGAGGAGCCTTCTTTTCTGGCCACACCAATTATGTTGTCAGAATCTGCCAAGGAAGATGTGTTGCAGATGGCAGTATGA